One genomic window of Bradyrhizobium sp. CCGE-LA001 includes the following:
- the rpsT gene encoding 30S ribosomal protein S20: protein MANTTSAKKATRKIARRTAVNKSRRTQMRGAVRSVEEAIKTGDRAAAVKALANAEPALMRAAQRNIIHKNNASRKVSRLTAQIAKLAK from the coding sequence ATGGCCAATACCACTTCCGCCAAGAAAGCGACGCGCAAGATCGCCCGCCGCACTGCCGTCAACAAGTCGCGCCGCACCCAGATGCGCGGTGCCGTACGCAGCGTCGAGGAAGCCATCAAGACCGGCGACCGCGCCGCTGCCGTCAAGGCGCTGGCGAATGCCGAGCCGGCCTTGATGCGCGCCGCACAGCGCAACATCATTCACAAGAACAACGCCAGCCGCAAAGTCTCGCGCCTCACTGCGCAGATCGCCAAGCTCGCGAAGTAA